The window AGTTGATAGAGTTATGGTTGTTAAAGTAGGTAGGGCACTAGTAGTAGATCAACATAGGTCTCAGGTGATAAACATTTTAACCTTTTTGCCGGTTTGTTCGGCATATTGTGTCCTATCGGCCAAGGAGGTTTCCAATGGCACAAAGTCCTATCTGCCATGGAAAGCCCATCTCATAAATACTTTTTGATTTTTCTTAATACGAGGTTCGGTTTTCTGTATTGTCCCCTATGCTTTTAGCCTCGTTAATTTGAGTTTACAATGTCACGACAAAGCAGCAAGGCGTGCGTAAACTGCAGGTCTCGTCGAATCAAAGTACGCCTCTGATAGCATTGCTTTTCCTCCAACCACGATTCAGATGTAGATGAGCAAAGACATTCTTTTGCTAATTAGTTCCTACGCGGATAGTGCAACGAATCGAAGCCACGATGTGCACAGTGCGCGAGAGCGGGCTTGTTTTGCTGGGGATATAGgagcgagatggagatgaagtttGTTGATGtgacggcgaggacgacGCAGGGGGCGAGATCAGCGAGAAAGAAGTTGAAGGATACTTCGGAGCGTAGTCTATCGCACTCCTATTCATCAtcagattcttcttcttcgtcctcgtcatcgcaACCGGGCCTCACAAACGCCGTCTTGCGACgaaaacagcagcagcagcaggaacTGCTACCTTTTCCGACATTCAACTTCTCCATCCCCCCCCCGAGTCGGTCGCCCAggtcttctttttccggCACTATTCCATTACGGGATCGATCCGGCATTACGAAATGCAAAAGGACTCTGCAATGTCGGCGCTTAAGATGATGGGCATTGTGGCTGTGGGCATGGCCGGGCTGGCGATATCCAAGCAAGACCCGGATATCATGGCGCTAGCGAGGAGAAAGTATGGATCGACGCTGCTCTCGATTAATGAGGCGATCAAAACTCGCGAGGAGGTGGCCAAAGAGAGtacggtggcggcggtgacgctgctggccagATTTGAGGTATGTTACTGACAATGTGGACGCTTGGGCTTGATTCTTCTTTGAAGCTCACTCATGATATTTCTTCAGATTATTGCTTGTCAGGATAGTTCTACGCAAGAGGCCTGGATCTGCCATTTACAAGGCGCTGCGATCATGCTGCGCCATTGGACCAAGGATGACTGGGACAGGGTCACGAACCCACAAACTCCACGAACCTTTCTTCACTTTTTCTTCATGATGGTATGAACTCACTCACCCCCCACGCAGCGCCAACGCCGTAGCAGCTCCATCTaaacatttctttttttcttacagGCCATGGGCTCGATCATTAAACGGATGCCTGCCCCTGCCCACATTCGCCAGATTGTACAgtcatctcctcttttcaAAGCTGAAGCCGAAATGGAACCAGCGATTCGCCTCTTCGACATTGTATGTAAACTGGCAGACCTGCACTCTTCAAGTAATGAAGCACCCGGGGTTAACCACCTTGCTGAGAAAATCTCGGCCGCCATGAGCATCGAAAAGGAGCTGCTCGCTTGGAAATCACACCTCCCCGAGCGGTGGAAGTATTCCTCCGGCGAGAACAAGCTTGACAAAGCCTATGGATCCCCTTGCCACGTCTATGCATGCCCCTGGCAGTCTTACATCTGGAACCACTATCGCATTTGCCGACGTACTACCCACGCCGCGCTCTTACACTACCTGGAGACTCTCGCGTTACCCGTCACTCAGGCGCATCCCGCGCTTATTGACGCGTGTGCCTCGCAGCAGGAGGCTTCACGCGAGATCCAAGCGGCTATGATGCGTGAATTACGCGCGAGTATGCCCTACATTTTAGATTTTTACGATAAATCAAAGGGCAATAGCAGGCTGTTTCCGCAACACTCGGGGGTGTTTGGTCTGCTTGCCTCTATCCAGGCCATGATGGGAGTGGCAGATATCTGTGAAGAGGATGCGGAGTGGTTGTGTGTCATGTGTAGGTATATAGCGAGTCGGTTGGGCATTGGGCTAGCTATGGTGATGGAGAGGTGTCTTCAGGGGTAGAGCTAACGTGGGTTAGCAACGCTTTTTTCTCTAgtgttttcttcttattcaaCCAGATACTCGACTAACCATTAGCTAAAAGTAGTTTCATTTGTATGACACTCCTTGTATCTTGTTCATTTCGTAGAGGTTGCTTTCTGACTCGGTAAAAAGGCGATTTACCATCCATAGTGTGGACGATCCTCCCATCATGAATAGAAAGTCTCGCCAAACGTAAATGACTCATCAGGTTGCATCTTGAGCGGGCGCTCTGAATCCTGAGTAGTCGCCAGGAGGTCGGCTATGCTTCGAATCAGGAGATCGACGCAGGCGTCTAGAGGAGTGAGAGTGGCGCAGGTATACACGGCAAGTCCCGCAAGCAACTCTCGCGGTCAGTCTCGCGACAAACCTCGCCTAAATCCTGGCGTAAGGTCTCGCGGCAAGTCTCGCGGCAAGTTCCGCGAAATTTTGCGACTTT is drawn from Trichoderma atroviride chromosome 7, complete sequence and contains these coding sequences:
- a CDS encoding uncharacterized protein (EggNog:ENOG41), whose protein sequence is MQKDSAMSALKMMGIVAVGMAGLAISKQDPDIMALARRKYGSTLLSINEAIKTREEVAKESTVAAVTLLARFEIIACQDSSTQEAWICHLQGAAIMLRHWTKDDWDRVTNPQTPRTFLHFFFMMAMGSIIKRMPAPAHIRQIVQSSPLFKAEAEMEPAIRLFDIVCKLADLHSSSNEAPGVNHLAEKISAAMSIEKELLAWKSHLPERWKYSSGENKLDKAYGSPCHVYACPWQSYIWNHYRICRRTTHAALLHYLETLALPVTQAHPALIDACASQQEASREIQAAMMRELRASMPYILDFYDKSKGNSRLFPQHSGVFGLLASIQAMMGVADICEEDAEWFRQEVGYASNQEIDAGV